The region AGTGATGGTGATGTTGTTTTACACGCTTTTTGTCGGGCCATTCAAAGCTTGACAGGTAAGGAGATTCTCGGCCAACTGGCAGATGATTTGGTCTTAAACGGGACGAAAGATAGTAGCTATTTCACCAAATTAGCCTTGCAAAGCCTAAAAGCAGCTAATAGCAACTTGAAAAATTTGCTAATTACCCAGGTATCTATCCAAATTGAGGCAAAAACGCCCAAACTTAGCCCTTATTTCTTAAGCATGCGGCAAAATTTACAACAGTTAATTGAGCAAGAAATGGCGCAAAAGCTTAGCCTGGAGCAAATTGGCATTAGTGCCATGACAGGTGAGGGACTGACAGCTTATGGCCAGGGCTTAGGTGTACAGGTGAAGGTGCTTGTTACGGTGCAAAGTGAGTTAGAAGCGTAAAATAATTAGTAAAGAATAACGGAAGGAGTAGAATATGCACGATATTATTATCATTGGCGCTGGCGTGTCTGGTATCAGCGCTGGAATTTATGCAAGTAGTCGAAGTGATAAGGTACTTATTTTAGAATCTCAACAAATTGGTGGCTTAATCAGCCATGTTTCAACTGTTACGCATTATCTAGGGGCGTTACCTAATGAAACAGGGGCAGAATTTGCCAAACGTTTAGCCAAACAAGCTGAGCAGTATAAGCTGCAGATTAAATATGAGAAAGTCTGTCAGGTCAAATTAGCAGGCAGTATCAAAGAAGTTAAGACAGATAAAGCTGTGTATCAAGCCAAACAAGTGATCATAGCTAACGGCAGCCATGCTAAGAATTTACAGATTGAGGGACAAGAAGCGTTGATGGGGACAGCTTACGGCTTAAATGCCGTTAAGTCAGCTCCTAATTTCAGAGACAAATGTGTGTTTGTGTTAGGTGCAGGTGATGGTGCAATCAAGGAAGCTATTTATTTGGCTAGCTTAGTCAAAGAAGTTGTTGTGCTGAATGTGAATGCTAAGTTGACTTGTGTGGCAGAGTTTAAGCATAAACTAGCCGCTTTAGAGAATGTGCAAGTGTGGTCAAATGTCAGATTGCAAAAATTGTATGGCCAAGCAAAGCTAGAGGCTTTTGATCTTTTACATACAGATAGTGGCGAGCTAGAACATGTTTCAGCTCTAGGTTCAGGCATATTCACCTATGTAGGCACAAGTCCTAATACAGAAATTTACACAGAATTAGAGCTTAAAGATGGCTATATTCCAGTCGATAGCGATATGCAGACGAAGCTTAAAGGCGTTTTTGCTGTTGGCGATATTCGCGTGAAAAATGTGCGTCAGATAGCTACGGCTGTTAATGACGGTACATTAGCCGCTATTAAAGCTTGCGCCCAGCTTTAAGCTTGGCTTTACAATTTTGAGTGCTTTACAACTTCAAGTTGGAAGCTAGTTAAACAGCCCTTTTAGCATTTGCTAAAAGGGCTTGTCATTAGTCATAGTCATTAGTGTGCCTCTGAATTAGCTTTATTAGCTTTGATTAGTTGCTTGGAGATAATCTTGTAAGCGAACTTTTAGACCAGGGATAACATTGCTATCGTTAAGAAATTCAGAAAAGGTCATAAGTTTATAGCCTTGACCTTCATCCCCGAACTTTATCTGATCAATCTGGCTTTGGCTGATTGTTGCAACGGCAAAAAAAGAATTTTTATCAGATACGAGGCCTTTATATTGCTTTGCCCATAATAAACTGGCTTTGTCCAAATTAATGCCTAATTCTTCCAGAATTTCTCTTTGGCCACATTCAAAACCACTTTCATTTGCTTCCCTACAGCCACCTGGCAATTCCCACATATCAGGAAAAGGGATAGTTGGAATGTCGTCGCGTAAGGTGCTTAATACTTTATCACCTATGATTAGCGCTACTTTTGTGCCGGAAAAATCAATTTCGTGATTAAAAAACTCGGCAAAGTTCATGTTCATTTTCTCCTTGTATTAAATAGCGTTATTTTAGCAAATTTAGAGTTTTTTGCTGCTCACTGAATCAGTGCAATCAACTGGGGATAATCAACTCAGTGCCGTCAACTTCTCCAAATCTTCTTTCACTGTCAATTTGGAGTTATTAGGATCACCGTACACATAGTTCACTGGCCCGATAAAAGCCTCATACAGGCTGCTATCGTCAGTGTATTTAGAAAGTAAATTCGTATCAGCCTTATTTTGGGTGAGATAAGCTAACAATTTTTGCAAATTAGCTAAAGTAAAAACCTGCGGCGTTTGCAAAGCTAAAAGACTGTTTCGATCTAAGCGCTGGCTACTTGTATAGCTATTTTGGAAGTCTGTTTGGGCAAATGCACTTGGTGCAGATAGATTGTTTAGTTGGACGATGGTGTCTGTGACAGGCAGAGCTGGAATAGCTGTGTCATACAGTAAGGCAGTCAATAATAGCTCGTCAAGCAGATTTGGGCTTACTTGCAAACGAGCGGCATCATGAATGAAGACGAGTTCTTTATCTACTGGCTGCAAGTTTGTAGCTTGCGTGTAGATAGGTTTGGTCTGTTTGTTTACATAAGCTTTTAGCGCACTTAGCATGCTAGCTTCCCGATTGTTGGCACCTTTAGCTAAACTGACAGTGGCTAATTTAGGCAAATTGCGCTTAATGTCAGATGTAAACATTGCTGCATCACTTTCTTGACAGACAAGAATGAAATTGACGCTAAATTTTAGTACGTTTTTCTGATAAGCTTCTAAGATCGCTGCTTGATATGTTGAGCTAGCGTTTGCCTGCGTTAAACTAAAACTTTGGGTATTTTGAGCTAGACAAAGCTTAGACTTTAATTCGACTGGAGAAAGCGACAGCTTGAGTTTATCTTCTTTAGGCGAACTTAGTTCATCAGCATAGCTAACTAAGTTATGCCACAAGCGACTGAATAAAGTTCGGTCTTGCTTAATATATAGGAGCTTGTTCTTAGAATAGCCAAAACGTTGGCCAGAGCCAGCTGCTAAGAGGATAAAGTTTAGTTTAATATTCATATTGTTTCTCGTTTGCTTAATTTTAGTTCATTATAAACATATAGCTGGAGCTTCGCGAGAGTTGTTTCCTTGTTTCGCTTAAATAGCTTAAAATAACTGTGTATAAAAGCAAGAGAAAAGTGAGGCCTTAAAATACGATGGCTAAAGTAAAAGAGAGTTTCATTTGCTCCAATTGTGGCTTTGAGAGCGCTAAATGGTTAGGCCGTTGCCCTAGCTGTCAGAACTGGAATTGCTTTGAGAGCATAAGCAAAGAAATTTCTACTAAGCAAGTAGCCAAAGTGCCTCAAACTTGGCTGAATAGTCAAAATGAATTGGTTGAGTTATGCAAGCTAAATAGCGCTAGACAGCAGACATATCAGGCTTTAGCTAATTTCTTAGAAACGAACAAAGTCTTAGGTGGGGGACTTGTGAGAGGCTCAGTGCTTCTATTGGGCGGTGAACCTGGCATTGGCAAATCAACTTTGATTTTGCAATGGTGCCAGGCCTTACCTGAAAGCAAAAAAATTCTCTATATTTGTGGCGAAGAATCACCCGAACAGATTAAGTTAAGAGCAGAGCGATTGCAGATTAAGCGTTCACAACTGTATCTATACCCAGAAGTTAATTTCACAAAGATTTGTGAAATGGTCAAAAAATTGGCGCCTGAAATTGTAATCGTTGACTCCATTCAGACAGTTTATGATCCAGAAACAGCAGGCTCGTTGGGCGCTGTCAGCCAAATCAAAAATGTCGCAGCCGGATTTTTAAGAATGTGCAAAGAAAGTGGCATCACGGGCATATTGGTTGGGCATGTGACGAAAGAGGGGCAGATAGCTGGACCTTTGGTGCTAGAGCACATGGTCGATACGGTTTTATTGTTTGAAGGTGAACGTGGCCATGACTTAAGAATTTTAAGAGCGCAAAAGAATCGCTTTGGCACAGTGAATGAATTAGCAGTTTTGCAGATGACTGGCCAAGGCTTAGCGGAAGTTGTTAATCCGTCACAATTGCTACTAACAAATCGCCCTGAAGCTGTGAGTGGCTCAGCTTTGACGGCACAAGTTGAAGGCGTCAGACCTTTATTATTAGAAGTGCAGGCCTTACTTACACAGGCTAATTTGGGCCAAGCCATGCGCATGACGCAGGGCTTTGACAGAAATCGCTTAAATATGCTGTTAGCCTTAATTAGCAAGCAATTTAACTTAAATATGTTGAATTACGATTGCTTCATTAATGTCATTGGCGGCTTGAAAATTAATGAACCAGCTTGCGATTTAGCTGTGGCGGCGGCAATTTTGTCGTCCTATTACGATTCAGCCTTGCCAGATAATAGCTTGTTCATTGGCGAATTAGGCTTGACTGGCGAATTAAGGCAAATAGCTAATTGTGAGCGGCGCTTGAATGAAGCTGTCAGTTTGGGCATTAAAAATATTTATCTGCCATCGGCCAACAAACAAGATGTTGTCAGATTTAGACGCAAACAGACTAAAGCTAATGACTTGAATATCTATCTTTTGGATCAGCTGAAGCAACTTTCAGATTTATGCTTTCAAAAATTCACACATAAGTGATAAAGTTGCGATTAAAAGTCAACTACTTTCAAGTCATGTGCTAATATGTAAGGGAGTGTTGAGCTGGAGATTGAGCGATGAATGTTGTATCAAACTTAATTAAGAAAATCATAGTTGAACTGAGGCAGGGCTTCCTTTTGTTTGGCAGCCCGCTTGATATTTTCATCATGTTGCTGGATGTGTTTGTCACAACCTGCTTATTCTATTTTATTTTGAAATTATTGAGCGAAACGAGAGCTTGGCAGCTACTTAAAGGTGTCGTCTTTTTGATTATTTGCGGTCAGATTTTTTCACTTTTAGGCTTACAAGCAATCTCTTTCTTGTTGAATTCAGCCTTGTCATTTTTGGCTATTACGTTGCTAGTGCTATTCCAACCAGAATTACGTAAGGCTTTGGAAACTTTAGGTCGTAATACTTTGAGCTTTTCACAGACTTTGCCGTTTGATTCCAAAGATGGCAATGTGGAGATTTATGCCGCTATTTCAGCTATTAAACTAGCTTGTGCACAGATGAGCTCAGAATATACAGGCGCACTTATCTTGATAGAGCGTCAGACAAAACTAGGCGAAATTATCGAAAAAGGTCAGTCGGTTA is a window of Amygdalobacter nucleatus DNA encoding:
- a CDS encoding 2-C-methyl-D-erythritol 2,4-cyclodiphosphate synthase, translated to MIIYRTGYGEDSHAFNKIETSEDKVIKLVGVKIDSKWPFLANSDGDVVLHAFCRAIQSLTGKEILGQLADDLVLNGTKDSSYFTKLALQSLKAANSNLKNLLITQVSIQIEAKTPKLSPYFLSMRQNLQQLIEQEMAQKLSLEQIGISAMTGEGLTAYGQGLGVQVKVLVTVQSELEA
- a CDS encoding NAD(P)/FAD-dependent oxidoreductase, encoding MHDIIIIGAGVSGISAGIYASSRSDKVLILESQQIGGLISHVSTVTHYLGALPNETGAEFAKRLAKQAEQYKLQIKYEKVCQVKLAGSIKEVKTDKAVYQAKQVIIANGSHAKNLQIEGQEALMGTAYGLNAVKSAPNFRDKCVFVLGAGDGAIKEAIYLASLVKEVVVLNVNAKLTCVAEFKHKLAALENVQVWSNVRLQKLYGQAKLEAFDLLHTDSGELEHVSALGSGIFTYVGTSPNTEIYTELELKDGYIPVDSDMQTKLKGVFAVGDIRVKNVRQIATAVNDGTLAAIKACAQL
- a CDS encoding NUDIX hydrolase, whose protein sequence is MNFAEFFNHEIDFSGTKVALIIGDKVLSTLRDDIPTIPFPDMWELPGGCREANESGFECGQREILEELGINLDKASLLWAKQYKGLVSDKNSFFAVATISQSQIDQIKFGDEGQGYKLMTFSEFLNDSNVIPGLKVRLQDYLQATNQS
- a CDS encoding 2-C-methyl-D-erythritol 4-phosphate cytidylyltransferase, translating into MNIKLNFILLAAGSGQRFGYSKNKLLYIKQDRTLFSRLWHNLVSYADELSSPKEDKLKLSLSPVELKSKLCLAQNTQSFSLTQANASSTYQAAILEAYQKNVLKFSVNFILVCQESDAAMFTSDIKRNLPKLATVSLAKGANNREASMLSALKAYVNKQTKPIYTQATNLQPVDKELVFIHDAARLQVSPNLLDELLLTALLYDTAIPALPVTDTIVQLNNLSAPSAFAQTDFQNSYTSSQRLDRNSLLALQTPQVFTLANLQKLLAYLTQNKADTNLLSKYTDDSSLYEAFIGPVNYVYGDPNNSKLTVKEDLEKLTALS
- the radA gene encoding DNA repair protein RadA translates to MAKVKESFICSNCGFESAKWLGRCPSCQNWNCFESISKEISTKQVAKVPQTWLNSQNELVELCKLNSARQQTYQALANFLETNKVLGGGLVRGSVLLLGGEPGIGKSTLILQWCQALPESKKILYICGEESPEQIKLRAERLQIKRSQLYLYPEVNFTKICEMVKKLAPEIVIVDSIQTVYDPETAGSLGAVSQIKNVAAGFLRMCKESGITGILVGHVTKEGQIAGPLVLEHMVDTVLLFEGERGHDLRILRAQKNRFGTVNELAVLQMTGQGLAEVVNPSQLLLTNRPEAVSGSALTAQVEGVRPLLLEVQALLTQANLGQAMRMTQGFDRNRLNMLLALISKQFNLNMLNYDCFINVIGGLKINEPACDLAVAAAILSSYYDSALPDNSLFIGELGLTGELRQIANCERRLNEAVSLGIKNIYLPSANKQDVVRFRRKQTKANDLNIYLLDQLKQLSDLCFQKFTHK